From a region of the Triticum aestivum cultivar Chinese Spring chromosome 7D, IWGSC CS RefSeq v2.1, whole genome shotgun sequence genome:
- the LOC123167850 gene encoding GDP-fucose transporter 1, which yields MAKPAYATSSLVLGYALCSSLLAIINKYAITKFSYPGLLTALQYLTSVVGVWSLGKLGFLYHEPFNFQIAKKYAPAALVFYLAIFTNTHLLKHANVDTFIVFRSLTPLLVALADTTFRKQPCPSKLTFLSLVIILGGAVGYVMTDSGFTLTAYSWAVAYLITITTEMVYIKHMVTNLGLSTWGFVIYNNLLSLLMAPVFGVLTGEHLSVFRAIESRGQGWFELDAFVAVSLSCVFGVLISFFGFAARKAVSATAFTVTGVVNKFLTVAINVMIWDKHANAFGLVCLLFTLAGGILYQQSVKSKGSTPAHREAVANKGRGDDDEAEFDPEKQSLVSSPKDSDA from the coding sequence ATGGCAAAGCCGGCCTATGCGACAAGCAGCCTCGTTTTAGGATATGCTTTATGCTCAAGCTTGCTTGCGATCATTAACAAGTACGCCATCACCAAGTTCAGCTACCCTGGCCTCCTCACTGCCCTACAATACTTGACATCCGTGGTTGGAGTTTGGAGCCTTGGGAAGCTCGGTTTCCTCTACCATGAGCCCTTCAACTTCCAGATTGCCAAAAAGTATGCGCCTGCTGCTCTTGTCTTCTACCTCGCCATATTCACCAACACCCACCTCCTGAAGCATGCCAATGTCGATACATTTATAGTGTTCAGATCCTTGACCCCTCTGCTGGTTGCTCTCGCTGACACCACCTTCCGGAAGCAGCCATGTCCTTCAAAGCTCACATTCTTGTCCCTGGTGATTATCTTGGGAGGCGCAGTTGGCTATGTGATGACAGATTCAGGGTTCACCCTCACAGCATACTCGTGGGCAGTTGCTTATCTGATCACCATAACTACTGAAATGGTGTACATAAAGCACATGGTGACTAACCTGGGTCTCAGCACATGGGGCTTTGTGATCTACAACAATCTTCTTTCACTGCTAATGGCCCCCGTGTTTGGGGTTCTGACGGGGGAGCACCTGTCGGTCTTCAGAGCCATTGAATCAAGGGGCCAAGGCTGGTTCGAACTTGACGCGTTTGTTGCTGTGTCGCTGTCCTGCGTGTTCGGGGTGCTCATTAGCTTCTTTGGTTTCGCGGCAAGGAAAGCGGTCTCTGCCACAGCGTTTACAGTGACGGGGGTCGTCAACAAGTTCCTGACAGTTGCAATCAATGTTATGATCTGGGACAAGCACGCAAATGCATTTGGTTTGGTTTGCTTGCTCTTCACTCTGGCAGGTGGAATACTCTATCAGCAGTCTGTCAAAAGTAAAGGAAGTACTCCAGCGCATCGTGAGGCTGTAGCTAACAAAggccgtggtgatgatgatgaagctgagtttgatcCGGAGAAGCAAAGCTTAGTTTCGTCTCCAAAGGACTCAGATGCCTGA
- the LOC123166424 gene encoding cystathionine beta-lyase, chloroplastic codes for MAAAAATRLFLLHSSPPSSLPCPNPSPSSAHTPRPAYPRLALAHRMAAAPAAIAGPSGDSERDLSASAVSLEALGAVESSGDGLERKEPSVATILTSFENSFDKYGALSTPLYQTATFKQPSATVNGAYDYTRSGNPTRDVLQSLMAKLEKADQAFCFTSGMASLAAVTHLLQAGQEIVAGEDIYGGSDRLLSQVVPRNGIVVKRVDTTKINDVTAAIGPLTRLVWLESPTNPRQQITDIKKISEIAHSHGALVLVDNSIMSPVLSWPIELGADIVMHSATKFIAGHSDLMAGILAVKGESLAKEIAFLQNAEGSGLAPFDCWLCLRGIKTMALRVEKQQDNAQKIAEFLASHPRVKQVNYAGLPDHPGRSLHYSQAKGAGSVLSFQTGSLSLSKHVVETTKYFNVTVSFGSVKSLISLPCFMSHASIPSSVREERGLTDDLVRISVGIEDVDDLIADLDYALRSGPA; via the exons atggccgccgccgccgccacccgcctcttcctcctccactccagcccgccctcctccctcccgtgcccaaaccctagccccagcTCCGCCCATACGCCCCGCCCCGCCTACCCGCGCCTCGCGCTCGCCCACCGCATGGCGGCGGCCCCGGCGGCGATCGCCGGGCCCTCCGGCGACTCCGAGCGCGACCTGAGCGCGTCCGCGGTCTCGTTGGAGGCGCTTGGGGCCGTCGAGTCCTCGGGCGACG GTTTGGAGAGGAAGGAGCCGAGCGTGGCCACGATACTGACCAGCTTCGAGAACTCGTTCGACAAGTATGGGGCTCTCAGCACGCCGCTGTACCAGACGGCCACCTTCAAGCAG CCTTCAGCAACCGTTAATGGAGCTTATGATTATACTAGAAGTGGCAACCCTACTCGTGATGTTCTCCAGAG CCTTATGGCTAAGCTCGAGAAGGCAGACCAAGCATTCTGCTTCACTAGTGGGATGGCATCACTGGCTGCAGTAACACACCTCCTTCAGGCTG GACAAGAAATAGTTGCTGGAGAGGACATATATGGTGGCTCTGATCGTCTGCTCTCACAAGTTGTCCCAAGAAATGGAATTGTAGTAAA ACGGGTCGATACAACTAAAATTAACGACGTGACTGCTGCAATCGGACCCTTGACTAGACTAGTTTGGCTTGAAAGTCCCACCAATCCTCGTCAACAAATTACTGATATaaag AAAATCTCAGAGATAGCTCATTCTCATGGTGCACTTGTTTTGGTGGACAACAGTATCATGTCTCCAGTGCTATCCTGGCCTATAGAACTTGGAGCAG ATATTGTGATGCACTCAGCTACCAAATTTATAGCTGGACACAGTGATCTTATGGCTGGAATTCTTGCTGTAAAGGGTGAAAG CTTGGCTAAGGAGATTGCATTTCTACAAAACGCTGAAGGTTCTGGTTTGGCACCTTTTGATTGTTGGCTTTGCTTGAGAGGGATCAAAACCATGGCCTTACGGGTGGAAAAGCAACAG GATAATGCCCAGAAGATTGCTGAATTCTTAGCTTCTCATCCAAGGGTCAAGCAAGTGAATTATGCTGGACTTCCTGATCATCCTGGCCGATCTTTACACTACTCTCAG GCAAAGGGAGCGGGCTCTGTCCTCAGTTTCCAAACTGGTTCATTGTCTCTCTCAAAGCATGTTGTTGAGACAACCAAGTACTTCAACGTAACAGTTAGCTTCG GAAGTGTGAAGTCACTCATAAGCTTGCCCTGCTTCATGTCGCACGCGAGCATCCCTTCCTCGGTGCGAGAGGAGCGTGGGTTGACTGATGATCTAGTACGGATATCGGTGGGTATTGAGGATGTGGATGACCTCATAGCTGATCTTGATTACGCGCTCAGGTCCGGTCCAGCATAG
- the LOC123167582 gene encoding protein STRICTOSIDINE SYNTHASE-LIKE 10, which yields MASGRRDLAAATITLAVLLVLFLPSSAAAAVPSIDATRTRHLPLRHGLLRGPESVAFDAKGNGPYSGVSDGRVLKWNGDALGWSTYTYNPDYSSEACTASLLRPETATEGHCGRPLGLRFHLKSGYLYVADAYKGLMRVAPGGGEATVLVTEVDGVPLRFTNGVDIDQVTGEVYFTDSSMNFNRSQHEMVTRTGDSTGRLLRYDPRTGKAVVLQADITYPNGLAISADRTHLIISSTGPCKLLRYWIKGSKAGTMELFADLPGYPDNVRPDKKGGYWVALHREKAELPFGVDSHLLALRIDADGKIIEEMRGPKSVRPTEVVERKGGRLFMGSVKLHYVSVVTRK from the coding sequence ATGGCGAGCGGCAGGAGGGATCTCGCCGCGGCGACGATCACGCTAGCCGTGCTGCTCGTGCTCTTCTTGCctagcagcgccgccgccgccgtccccagcATCGACGCCACGCGGACGCGCCACCTGCCGCTGCGACACGGACTGCTGCGCGGCCCGGAGAGTGTCGCCTTCGACGCCAAAGGCAACGGCCCGTACAGCGGCGTGTCCGACGGCCGCGTGCTTAAGTGGAACGGCGACGCGCTCGGCTGGTCGACGTACACCTACAACCCCGACTACAGCAGCGAGGCGTGCACGGCGTCTCTCCTTCGCCCGGAGACTGCCACCGAGGGCCACTGCGGCCGGCCGCTCGGTCTGCGGTTCCACCTCAAGTCCGGGTACCTCTACGTGGCCGACGCCTACAAGGGACTCATGCGGGTCgcgccgggcggcggggaggcCACTGTGCTTGTCACGGAGGTTGATGGCGTACCTCTCCGCTTCACCAACGGGGTGGACATCGACCAGGTAACCGGCGAGGTCTACTTCACAGACAGCTCCATGAACTTCAATAGGTCGCAACATGAGATGGTCACAAGAACCGGAGACTCGACGGGTCGGCTACTGAGGTATGACCCTCGGACAGGAAAGGCCGTCGTGCTCCAGGCCGACATCACTTACCCCAATGGCCTCGCCATCAGCGCTGATCGAACACATCTTATCATCTCATCGACTGGGCCGTGTAAGCTGCTACGATACTGGATCAAGGGCTCCAAGGCGGGCACCATGGAGCTATTCGCCGACCTCCCAGGCTATCCAGACAATGTGAGGCCCGACAAAAAAGGAGGATATTGGGTGGCACTACACCGTGAGAAAGCTGAGCTCCCCTTCGGCGTTGATAGCCACCTGCTAGCACTGAGGATCGATGCGGACGGAAAAATAATCGAGGAGATGCGGGGACCCAAGAGCGTGAGGCCGACCGAGGTCGTGGAGAGGAAAGGTGGCAGATTGTTCATGGGATCCGTCAAGCTTCACTATGTGTCCGTCGTCACACGCAAATAG